From the genome of Ornithobacterium rhinotracheale, one region includes:
- a CDS encoding M23 family metallopeptidase: MEKPRKKFRPKLTDHYSVQIQDLNTEETMLSYKLNVLNVLLLVAFFTLFIIGATFVVMRYTPLKSYILPEQNTPETLYKKQLLELNERLLSIEDSLQHHQRYISSVQAVVGGKIKAEQVDSLMAKQEKIALNSEYLKPTEQDSLFRLQIAQEEMEAITKAKKQIDVPLYFVPAKGVLTAKYDLTEKHLAVDIAAKTGESIKAVEGGDVVLAEWIPETGYTVIIRHPNDVISVYKHASKVFKKTGDVVEKGEVIAEVGNSGEQTTGPHLHFELWVRGKAVDPEEYINFN; encoded by the coding sequence GTGGAAAAACCAAGAAAAAAATTTAGACCAAAACTCACCGACCATTACAGCGTTCAGATTCAAGATTTGAACACCGAGGAAACAATGCTTTCCTACAAATTAAATGTGCTGAATGTCTTGCTTTTGGTGGCGTTTTTCACCTTGTTTATCATCGGAGCCACCTTTGTAGTTATGCGTTACACGCCGCTGAAAAGCTACATTTTGCCCGAGCAAAATACGCCCGAAACGCTTTATAAAAAACAATTGCTTGAACTAAACGAGCGACTTTTATCCATAGAAGATTCTTTGCAGCATCACCAGCGTTACATTAGCAGTGTGCAGGCCGTGGTGGGCGGGAAAATTAAAGCCGAGCAAGTGGATAGCCTTATGGCAAAGCAGGAAAAAATAGCCCTAAACTCAGAGTATTTAAAGCCCACAGAGCAAGATTCTCTGTTTCGTTTGCAGATAGCGCAGGAGGAAATGGAGGCGATCACCAAGGCTAAGAAACAGATCGATGTGCCACTGTATTTTGTCCCCGCAAAGGGCGTGCTTACTGCAAAATATGATTTAACAGAGAAGCATTTGGCCGTAGACATTGCCGCCAAAACAGGTGAGAGTATCAAGGCCGTGGAGGGCGGTGATGTGGTACTAGCAGAGTGGATTCCAGAGACGGGCTACACCGTAATCATTCGCCACCCCAATGATGTGATTTCCGTGTATAAACACGCCTCTAAGGTGTTTAAAAAAACAGGCGATGTGGTAGAAAAAGGCGAAGTAATTGCTGAGGTAGGAAACTCGGGCGAGCAAACCACGGGGCCACACCTGCATTTTGAGCTTTGGGTGCGAGGAAAAGCCGTAGACCCCGAAGAATACATAAATTTTAACTAA
- a CDS encoding tetratricopeptide repeat protein: protein MLKRIISLLCIIMLLGACSTRKDSFKNRTYHKATAWFNTLFNGQQAINERLKEAQANHQDNYFEVLKVSPYGEFNSNEDAEQVSYAPAGQGLGLMGAVQSGNLLNNENSTRTGYAKAEEKALKAIENHSMIIKGAERNKEIARAYLMLGQARYYQGKTFPALEALEQVKRMGFKKFIPWAQYYIALAQIQGGNHYAAAEILDKLYATKDLKKPLKALVAQQYAELFYQAKNYESAINALNEAIKNTKNKKQKARLYFVQGQILSEIKDYPLANEKFTKAYKLKPSFEMEARAIVAKAMNFQPKEDNANDFVSALKKYARVGNYEKYKNEFLYAIGNIEEKIDSINLAKKYYLLALKDPISSPQYRAETFAALGNIYMRKAEYVYANAYYDSAVAVIPQSRRKEELAELSKNLSQVMKMHYLVVKNDSIINISSLNLVEQKEFFKHFISNLKKKDEEQRQQDEKMATEFKTQRKIKSFDSSFGKEGSKFYFYSESAKATGENEFKRLWGNITLRDNWRNSATGGDALAQKKAELIGQTDAKNPRRYELEYYLEQIPTPTQLNRLKLERDTTQLKLGVAYADLLKNPKWASETLELLLASPPKKDSVKYEAYFQLYRINRKNNVLLSDKYKNLILSQYPNSLYAQYIKNPAKVLDKSNSEEALVAYKKAYELFEKKDYKETIAECEKGILDFEKEPLSAKFLLLKAFAYYRIEDKMAYFSALNQIIVRYKDSPEAERARALLALSSPSKKKQILEVEPQTPKQEELKENEQKEELQMRQGISIFG from the coding sequence ATGTTGAAGCGTATAATTTCTTTACTCTGTATAATAATGCTTTTGGGGGCGTGTTCTACGCGCAAAGATTCGTTTAAAAATCGTACCTACCACAAAGCCACGGCTTGGTTTAATACCCTATTTAATGGGCAGCAGGCGATTAATGAACGCCTAAAAGAGGCACAGGCCAATCATCAAGATAATTATTTTGAAGTCTTAAAAGTTTCGCCCTATGGAGAATTTAATAGCAATGAAGACGCCGAGCAGGTGAGCTATGCCCCCGCAGGGCAGGGGCTTGGGCTTATGGGCGCGGTGCAATCGGGCAATTTGCTGAATAACGAGAATAGCACACGCACGGGCTATGCCAAGGCAGAAGAAAAAGCCCTGAAAGCCATAGAAAATCACTCGATGATAATCAAGGGCGCAGAGCGGAATAAGGAAATTGCGCGCGCTTATTTAATGCTCGGGCAGGCACGCTACTATCAAGGCAAAACCTTCCCCGCGCTGGAAGCCTTGGAGCAGGTGAAGCGTATGGGCTTTAAGAAATTCATTCCGTGGGCGCAATACTATATTGCTCTGGCTCAAATTCAAGGAGGAAACCACTACGCCGCCGCAGAGATTTTAGATAAATTATATGCTACTAAGGATTTAAAAAAGCCTCTTAAAGCATTGGTGGCACAACAATATGCGGAATTGTTTTATCAAGCTAAAAATTACGAAAGTGCCATTAATGCACTGAACGAAGCTATCAAAAATACCAAAAACAAAAAACAAAAAGCGAGATTATATTTCGTGCAAGGGCAGATTTTAAGCGAGATTAAAGACTACCCATTGGCCAACGAGAAGTTTACCAAAGCCTACAAGCTAAAACCCAGTTTTGAGATGGAGGCTAGAGCCATTGTTGCCAAGGCAATGAATTTTCAACCAAAAGAAGATAATGCGAATGATTTTGTTTCGGCACTCAAAAAGTACGCTAGAGTAGGAAACTATGAAAAGTATAAAAATGAATTTTTATATGCTATAGGAAACATAGAGGAAAAGATAGATTCTATTAATTTAGCTAAAAAGTATTATTTATTGGCGTTGAAAGATCCGATATCTTCACCCCAATATAGGGCAGAAACTTTTGCGGCATTAGGAAATATTTACATGCGAAAAGCTGAATATGTATATGCTAATGCCTATTATGATAGTGCTGTAGCTGTGATTCCTCAGTCTAGAAGGAAGGAAGAATTAGCAGAATTGAGTAAAAACCTGAGTCAGGTAATGAAAATGCATTATTTAGTTGTGAAAAATGATAGTATTATCAATATTTCGTCACTCAATCTAGTTGAGCAAAAGGAATTTTTTAAACATTTTATTTCTAACCTAAAGAAGAAAGATGAGGAGCAACGCCAGCAAGATGAAAAAATGGCTACTGAGTTTAAAACTCAGCGAAAAATAAAATCTTTTGATTCGAGTTTTGGAAAGGAGGGGAGCAAATTCTATTTCTATAGTGAGTCTGCTAAAGCTACTGGAGAAAATGAATTTAAACGCCTTTGGGGAAATATTACATTGCGAGATAATTGGCGAAACTCTGCAACAGGAGGAGATGCACTAGCCCAGAAAAAAGCGGAACTTATAGGGCAGACTGATGCTAAGAATCCTCGTCGATATGAATTGGAATATTATTTAGAGCAAATACCAACGCCCACACAATTAAATAGACTAAAATTAGAGCGAGATACTACGCAACTAAAATTAGGCGTTGCTTATGCCGATTTGTTGAAAAATCCAAAATGGGCAAGTGAAACACTGGAGCTACTTTTAGCAAGCCCTCCTAAAAAAGATTCAGTGAAATATGAGGCTTATTTTCAACTGTATCGAATTAATCGAAAAAATAATGTTTTGCTTAGCGATAAGTATAAAAATCTAATTTTAAGTCAGTACCCAAACTCTTTGTATGCTCAATATATAAAAAATCCAGCCAAGGTTCTTGATAAGTCGAACAGTGAAGAGGCACTAGTTGCATACAAAAAAGCCTATGAGCTATTCGAAAAAAAAGATTATAAAGAGACGATAGCGGAATGTGAAAAAGGAATTTTAGATTTTGAGAAAGAACCTCTGTCTGCTAAATTTTTATTATTAAAGGCATTTGCCTATTATAGAATAGAAGATAAAATGGCTTATTTTTCAGCACTTAATCAAATTATAGTCCGCTACAAAGATAGCCCTGAAGCAGAGAGAGCTAGAGCTTTACTAGCTTTGTCTTCCCCAAGTAAAAAGAAACAAATACTTGAAGTAGAGCCACAAACGCCAAAGCAAGAAGAGCTGAAAGAAAATGAGCAAAAAGAAGAGCTTCAGATGAGGCAAGGAATTAGTATTTTTGGCTAA
- a CDS encoding PD-(D/E)XK nuclease family protein produces MKTFLQQVVEDLMVQNLKFSRTVLVVPGNRPKAFLRKTFVESGFAGILPEILSIEELIKQMSGLQLVSGLELLFTAFSAYQRQPEAKSIEEFLKWAPTLLKDFDDIDASLADPKEVFDFMVSDERIKAWGEELEIGSREVIDQNLGFWVMAKVLYHDLKEELLQNGVAYRGFLASTAAEKIKDFIAKDRRNFYFIGFNAFTKAERHIVETLVEQKRAYCYWDTDAYYMQDPKQEAGNFLRDYKASGSFNPFNWENDYFKKDKKIEIIGGAKQIGIAKFVGEKLKNLTPEERQETAIVLADEQLLPAVLNSLPEEVKKINITMGLPLQSVPLSSFFQALLEAYANQEKFNSFGKFYYKDVLRIIENPNFQAYFLDSAKNIKKDILENNKIFISREELLAQTEKLFVPLFEGFTQPLDFAKGMVDWIEYFCASVKSSDIEQEYFFRFKNIFQQLVQLFEKYGIITNFKIFKQLYQQILRTETLSFLGEPLVGLQLLGVLETRLLDFKHIIFTSANEGVFPLGRQENTAIPFEHRRRFGLNTFLENDAIYAYHFYRLIQRCESATFLYNTDSDGMGKGEPSRFLLQLELESPHTIQQKLARVENAPEKAEPLIVEKTPAVMHALNQWKNKISPSSLGAYLYDNLGFYERYVLKIKEEREVEETANFQTLGTAVHDTLEALYTPFLGKALTQENFKTMREKLERTLKQKFNEILLKDQQLQGKNIIIYNVAKEMVENVLRKDELTAKNNRLIIMELERDFSAPMTLSSGREINFGGKIDRVESLNGMIRVIDYKTGGLDSRELNFNKARWEKFAKDKESAKAIQLLIYCFMYLKAHPSQKVAAGIYPLRFLNRQIELLQLDEVMEFNLENIKEGLLAIENLVEEIFDETKVFGEIIEENSEDE; encoded by the coding sequence ATGAAAACCTTTTTACAGCAAGTTGTCGAAGATTTAATGGTGCAAAATCTCAAATTTTCCAGAACGGTTTTGGTTGTTCCAGGGAATCGCCCCAAGGCATTCTTGCGAAAAACATTTGTAGAAAGCGGATTTGCCGGCATTTTGCCCGAAATACTTTCCATAGAGGAGCTAATTAAGCAAATGTCAGGCCTTCAATTAGTCTCAGGTTTAGAGTTGTTATTCACCGCGTTTTCAGCCTATCAGCGTCAGCCAGAGGCTAAATCCATTGAAGAATTTTTAAAATGGGCACCCACGCTTTTAAAAGATTTTGATGACATTGATGCCTCGTTGGCAGATCCCAAAGAGGTATTTGATTTTATGGTATCCGATGAGCGTATCAAAGCTTGGGGAGAAGAATTGGAAATTGGTAGCCGAGAGGTAATCGACCAAAATTTAGGATTTTGGGTCATGGCGAAAGTTTTGTATCATGACTTAAAAGAGGAATTATTGCAAAACGGAGTGGCATATCGAGGCTTTTTAGCTTCAACCGCTGCCGAAAAAATTAAAGATTTTATAGCTAAAGATCGTCGAAATTTCTATTTCATAGGCTTTAATGCCTTTACCAAAGCAGAACGCCACATTGTGGAAACACTCGTGGAACAAAAACGGGCTTATTGCTATTGGGATACCGATGCATATTATATGCAAGACCCGAAGCAAGAAGCAGGGAACTTTTTGCGTGATTATAAAGCTTCGGGTAGTTTTAATCCTTTTAATTGGGAAAATGATTATTTCAAAAAAGATAAAAAAATTGAAATTATTGGGGGGGCTAAGCAAATCGGTATTGCCAAATTTGTAGGCGAAAAACTTAAAAACTTAACGCCAGAAGAACGGCAGGAAACGGCAATTGTTCTTGCCGATGAACAGTTGTTGCCAGCAGTGCTGAATTCCTTGCCCGAGGAAGTGAAGAAAATCAACATTACTATGGGATTGCCACTGCAATCTGTGCCGTTGAGTTCATTTTTCCAAGCCTTATTGGAGGCATATGCCAACCAAGAAAAATTTAATTCGTTCGGGAAATTTTACTATAAAGATGTTTTGAGAATCATTGAAAATCCGAATTTTCAAGCCTATTTTTTAGACAGTGCTAAAAACATTAAAAAAGACATTTTAGAAAACAATAAAATATTTATTTCCAGAGAGGAGCTTTTAGCTCAAACCGAAAAGCTCTTTGTGCCATTGTTTGAAGGTTTTACGCAACCTTTGGATTTTGCTAAGGGCATGGTCGATTGGATTGAATATTTCTGCGCAAGTGTTAAGTCAAGCGATATTGAACAAGAATATTTCTTTAGATTTAAAAATATATTTCAGCAATTAGTACAATTGTTTGAAAAATATGGAATTATCACGAATTTTAAGATTTTCAAGCAATTGTATCAGCAGATTTTGCGCACCGAGACACTTTCGTTTTTAGGGGAGCCGTTGGTGGGTTTGCAGTTGCTCGGCGTGTTGGAAACGCGTTTGCTTGATTTTAAACATATCATTTTTACATCGGCAAACGAAGGTGTTTTTCCTCTGGGGCGACAAGAAAATACAGCCATTCCGTTTGAGCATAGACGGCGATTTGGGCTTAATACATTTTTGGAAAACGATGCCATTTATGCGTACCACTTTTATCGTTTGATTCAGCGATGCGAGTCGGCTACTTTTTTATACAACACCGATTCAGATGGAATGGGCAAGGGCGAGCCGAGCCGTTTTCTGCTTCAATTAGAATTGGAATCTCCGCATACAATTCAGCAAAAATTGGCGCGCGTAGAAAATGCACCCGAAAAAGCCGAACCTTTAATCGTGGAAAAAACACCCGCTGTGATGCATGCGCTCAATCAGTGGAAAAACAAAATCAGTCCGTCGTCGCTCGGAGCGTATTTATACGATAATTTAGGTTTTTATGAGCGTTATGTTTTAAAAATAAAAGAAGAACGCGAAGTAGAGGAAACCGCGAATTTTCAAACTTTGGGAACCGCTGTGCACGATACGCTCGAGGCATTGTACACGCCGTTTTTGGGCAAGGCACTCACGCAAGAGAATTTTAAAACAATGCGTGAGAAATTGGAGCGTACGCTCAAACAGAAATTCAATGAAATCTTGCTTAAAGACCAGCAATTGCAAGGAAAAAACATCATTATTTACAATGTAGCGAAAGAAATGGTGGAGAATGTTTTGCGCAAAGATGAACTCACGGCTAAAAATAATCGTTTAATCATCATGGAGCTGGAAAGAGACTTTTCTGCGCCTATGACGCTGAGCAGCGGACGAGAAATCAACTTTGGTGGGAAAATCGACCGAGTGGAATCGCTTAATGGAATGATTCGCGTGATTGATTACAAAACGGGCGGGCTCGATAGCCGTGAACTGAATTTTAACAAAGCCCGCTGGGAAAAATTTGCGAAGGATAAAGAAAGTGCCAAGGCGATTCAGCTTTTGATCTATTGCTTCATGTACCTAAAAGCACACCCAAGCCAGAAAGTGGCAGCAGGAATTTATCCGCTTAGATTTTTAAATAGGCAGATAGAATTGTTGCAATTAGATGAAGTAATGGAATTTAATTTAGAAAATATAAAAGAAGGTCTTTTGGCGATTGAAAATTTAGTTGAAGAAATTTTTGATGAGACGAAAGTCTTTGGGGAAATAATCGAAGAAAATTCAGAGGACGAATGA
- a CDS encoding diphosphomevalonate/mevalonate 3,5-bisphosphate decarboxylase family protein, producing MTKTERNFIPANTNFDLQQSGVVCAESPSNIALVKYWGKMGDQIPKNPSISYTLQACKTQTELSFSPKKSENAQIQVFLDEVEQPNFAPKIEKFIQRIADYCPWTTAFDFVVKTHNTFPHSSGIASSASGMSALAKCFIQIEQKLNPSLEIPQEKISFLARLGSGSACRSVYPGLVLWGESEFYSESSDLYAVPLNENEIHPIFRTFKDCILLIHEGQKSVSSTVGHGLMNNHPYGETRFSEAKKNIGKLKAILQSGDVEQFGDLVEHEAMSLHALMMMSSPAYILMQTGTLACLQKIWNYRKETGKNLFFTLDAGANVHLLYPEKEAEEIEAFIRKELLPHTASGNAIFDSLVF from the coding sequence ATGACTAAAACAGAACGCAATTTTATCCCAGCCAATACCAATTTTGATTTACAACAAAGTGGCGTAGTCTGCGCCGAGAGCCCATCTAACATTGCCCTTGTGAAATATTGGGGGAAAATGGGCGATCAAATCCCGAAAAATCCATCGATTAGTTATACTTTGCAAGCCTGCAAAACCCAAACAGAATTAAGTTTTAGCCCTAAAAAATCAGAAAATGCTCAAATTCAGGTTTTTTTAGATGAGGTGGAACAGCCTAATTTTGCTCCCAAAATCGAAAAATTTATTCAGCGTATTGCGGATTATTGTCCTTGGACCACGGCTTTTGATTTTGTGGTGAAAACTCATAACACTTTTCCGCACAGTAGTGGTATCGCATCTTCGGCTTCGGGAATGAGTGCCTTGGCTAAATGTTTTATTCAAATTGAGCAGAAATTAAATCCAAGTTTAGAAATTCCCCAAGAAAAAATTTCTTTTTTAGCCCGTTTGGGTTCGGGGAGTGCTTGCCGATCGGTGTACCCAGGTTTGGTGCTTTGGGGTGAATCGGAGTTTTATTCAGAAAGTTCGGATTTGTATGCAGTGCCGTTGAACGAAAATGAAATTCACCCGATTTTTAGAACTTTCAAAGATTGTATTTTGCTTATTCACGAAGGGCAAAAAAGTGTTTCGAGCACCGTGGGACATGGCTTGATGAACAATCACCCGTATGGTGAAACAAGATTTAGTGAAGCCAAGAAAAACATTGGGAAGCTTAAAGCAATTTTACAATCAGGTGATGTTGAGCAATTTGGTGATTTGGTGGAACATGAAGCCATGAGCCTGCATGCACTAATGATGATGTCTAGCCCTGCGTATATTTTGATGCAAACGGGTACACTGGCTTGTCTTCAAAAAATCTGGAATTACCGAAAAGAAACGGGCAAAAATCTATTTTTCACACTTGATGCGGGAGCCAATGTACACTTGCTCTATCCCGAAAAGGAGGCAGAAGAAATCGAGGCATTCATTCGTAAAGAATTATTGCCACACACCGCAAGCGGGAATGCCATTTTTGATAGTTTAGTTTTTTAA
- a CDS encoding T9SS type A sorting domain-containing protein, translating to MKKLLLVFLALSSMASFAGAFNCNKISKNNGLITDVLIDGGRINIYPNPAKDSIYVRLMENENVGVKEIFIYNLLGDEVLKKQANPMSKEVIEINISNLKKGKYLVKVFFADNSSEVKPLIKQ from the coding sequence ATGAAGAAACTTTTACTCGTGTTTTTGGCTTTAAGTTCTATGGCTAGTTTTGCTGGGGCTTTCAATTGTAACAAGATATCTAAGAATAATGGCTTAATTACAGATGTCCTTATTGATGGTGGTCGAATAAATATTTATCCTAATCCAGCTAAAGATTCTATTTATGTTAGGCTTATGGAGAATGAAAATGTAGGTGTAAAAGAAATTTTCATTTATAATTTACTTGGAGATGAAGTTCTTAAAAAACAAGCTAATCCCATGAGTAAAGAAGTAATTGAAATCAATATCAGTAATTTGAAAAAAGGTAAATATTTGGTGAAGGTCTTTTTTGCAGACAATAGCTCGGAGGTTAAGCCTCTCATAAAACAGTAA
- a CDS encoding VanZ family protein: protein MPKLTKKSQSKSSVINKVVFVLYLVGVFYLTLSPVDEIRPSFLETYLFTGVDKVVHAGLFTTFSILFYLAFDKDEWLNLGLVAAVGILIEILQHLLPTGRSFEWNDWWFDILGGVVGIILIKIYQTLRAKNRI from the coding sequence ATGCCGAAGCTTACAAAGAAATCACAGAGTAAATCATCTGTAATTAACAAGGTCGTATTTGTGCTCTACCTCGTGGGGGTATTCTACCTCACACTTTCTCCGGTAGACGAGATACGACCTTCTTTCTTAGAAACTTATCTCTTTACAGGGGTAGATAAAGTCGTACATGCAGGGCTTTTCACCACATTTTCCATATTATTTTATTTAGCTTTTGATAAAGATGAGTGGCTCAATCTTGGGCTAGTCGCTGCGGTAGGCATACTCATCGAGATTTTGCAACACCTTTTGCCCACGGGGCGCAGCTTTGAGTGGAACGATTGGTGGTTCGATATTTTAGGAGGCGTAGTGGGAATAATTTTAATTAAAATCTACCAAACACTCCGTGCCAAAAATAGAATTTGA
- the gcvH gene encoding glycine cleavage system protein GcvH: MNVPSELKYSKDHEWVKIEGDVATIGITDYAQSELGDIVFVDVDSEGDELSAGDIFGSIEAVKTVSDLFMPVAGEVIELNEALDDEPELVNQDPYGKGWIIKVKVTDADTSELLDAEAYKEITE, from the coding sequence ATGAATGTACCAAGCGAATTAAAGTACTCAAAAGACCACGAGTGGGTGAAAATCGAGGGCGATGTAGCTACCATCGGAATCACCGATTACGCACAAAGCGAATTAGGAGACATCGTGTTTGTAGATGTAGATTCAGAAGGAGATGAGCTCTCAGCTGGAGATATATTCGGATCTATCGAAGCGGTAAAAACAGTTTCAGACCTATTCATGCCAGTAGCAGGAGAGGTAATTGAACTAAACGAAGCCCTAGACGATGAGCCAGAATTAGTAAACCAAGATCCTTACGGAAAAGGCTGGATCATCAAAGTAAAAGTAACAGACGCAGATACAAGCGAATTGCTCGATGCCGAAGCTTACAAAGAAATCACAGAGTAA